From one Micromonospora siamensis genomic stretch:
- a CDS encoding cupin domain-containing protein — protein sequence MSETLLGLVAARDVPADRRRGGELRVLLGPKTVGATSGFMGVAALAPGERIAEHYHPYSEEFLYVSRGAITVDLDDEPVPLGTGEALFVPRNVRHRLRNTGDEPAEVVFQLGPLAPRPELGHVDTEAAAP from the coding sequence ATGAGTGAGACCCTGCTCGGGCTGGTGGCCGCCCGGGACGTACCGGCCGACCGGCGGCGCGGCGGCGAGCTGCGGGTGCTGCTCGGCCCGAAGACCGTCGGCGCCACCTCCGGGTTCATGGGCGTCGCCGCCCTCGCGCCGGGGGAGCGGATCGCCGAGCACTACCACCCGTACAGCGAGGAGTTCCTCTACGTCTCCCGGGGTGCGATCACCGTCGACCTGGACGACGAGCCGGTGCCGCTGGGCACCGGGGAGGCGCTGTTCGTGCCGCGCAACGTGCGGCACCGGCTGCGCAACACCGGCGACGAGCCGGCCGAGGTGGTGTTCCAGTTGGGACCGCTGGCTCCCCGCCCGGAGCTCGGACACGTCGACACCGAGGCGGCTGCCCCGTGA
- a CDS encoding SRPBCC family protein, translating to MTIADSRPLTTEITDILVRHCGLDADAAARSPAASLEELGMDSLALLELTAVVADRWQVRIPEQAGQLSISGVADLVARRADPPGHTENSIVIDAPLELVWRITNDVENWPRLFTEYASVEVLRRDGDTVLFRLTMVPDDNGVSWSWVSERTADPASRQVRAHRVETGPFEYMNIQWMYDTEPDGTRMTWVQDFAMKPGAPLDNAGMTARINTNSAVQLAVIKERVERAHRGGDDE from the coding sequence ATGACCATCGCCGACAGTCGACCCCTGACCACCGAGATCACCGACATCCTGGTGCGGCACTGCGGCCTGGACGCCGACGCGGCCGCCCGCTCGCCCGCGGCCTCCCTGGAGGAGCTCGGAATGGATTCGCTGGCCCTGCTGGAGCTGACCGCCGTGGTCGCCGACCGCTGGCAGGTCCGGATTCCCGAGCAGGCCGGGCAGCTGAGCATCTCGGGCGTCGCCGACCTGGTCGCCCGCCGCGCCGACCCGCCCGGGCACACCGAGAACAGCATCGTCATCGACGCGCCGCTGGAGCTGGTCTGGCGGATCACCAACGACGTGGAGAACTGGCCGCGGCTGTTCACCGAGTACGCCTCGGTGGAGGTGCTGCGCCGCGACGGCGACACCGTGCTGTTCCGGCTCACCATGGTCCCCGACGACAACGGGGTGTCCTGGAGCTGGGTCAGCGAACGCACCGCCGACCCGGCGAGCCGGCAGGTCCGGGCGCACCGGGTGGAGACCGGGCCGTTCGAGTACATGAACATCCAGTGGATGTACGACACCGAGCCGGACGGCACCCGGATGACCTGGGTGCAGGACTTCGCGATGAAACCCGGCGCGCCGTTGGACAACGCGGGGATGACCGCGCGGATCAACACCAACAGCGCCGTGCAGCTGGCCGTGATCAAGGAGCGCGTGGAGCGCGCCCACCGGGGAGGCGACGATGAGTGA
- a CDS encoding acetyl-CoA carboxylase biotin carboxylase subunit — translation MFDKVLIANRGEIALRVLRACRELGIRTVAVYSSVDADSAVVRLADEAVRIGPAGSRQSYLNAAAIVEAARQCGAQAVHPGYGFLSEDADFAEICAGNGLTFIGPPPQVMAALADKSTARALMRRAGLPLPPGSVQTIGTVEQAVAVAAEVGYPVIVKAAAGGGGRGMTVVRDPAALPRAYTRTRAAAQVAFGDDRVYVERYLTAARHVEVQVLCDGHGNGVHLGTRDCSVQRRHQKLVEEAPAPALPPETEAAITAAALRGALSVGFTGAGTVEFLVDDAGRFHFLEINCRIQVEHPVTEMITGIDLVHEQLHIAAGTPLRLSQSDVRPHGVAVECRVNVEDPDRDFVPTPGRLDRFQPPGGPFTRVDTHGHAGYLVSPHYDSLLAKVVAWAPDRELALRRLDRALAEFDVHGPGVRTTIPFARRVLADAAFRAGHYTTALVDRLLAGDPAVPAPARPAQPVVAAGARTHRS, via the coding sequence ATGTTCGACAAGGTGCTGATCGCCAACCGGGGCGAGATCGCCCTGCGGGTGCTGCGGGCCTGCCGGGAGCTGGGGATCCGCACGGTGGCCGTGTACTCCAGCGTGGACGCCGACTCGGCGGTGGTGCGGCTGGCCGACGAGGCGGTCCGGATCGGGCCGGCGGGCAGCCGGCAGAGTTACCTCAACGCGGCGGCGATCGTCGAGGCCGCCCGGCAGTGCGGGGCGCAGGCGGTGCACCCCGGCTACGGCTTCCTGTCCGAGGACGCCGACTTCGCCGAGATCTGCGCCGGCAACGGGCTGACCTTCATCGGCCCGCCGCCGCAGGTGATGGCGGCGTTGGCCGACAAGTCCACCGCGCGGGCGCTGATGCGGCGCGCCGGGCTGCCGTTGCCCCCGGGCAGCGTGCAGACCATCGGCACCGTCGAGCAGGCCGTGGCGGTGGCCGCCGAGGTGGGCTATCCGGTGATCGTGAAGGCCGCCGCCGGTGGCGGGGGACGCGGCATGACCGTGGTGCGCGACCCGGCCGCCCTGCCCCGGGCGTACACCCGGACCCGCGCCGCCGCGCAGGTCGCCTTCGGCGACGACCGGGTGTACGTCGAGCGGTACCTCACCGCGGCCCGGCACGTGGAGGTGCAGGTGCTCTGCGACGGCCACGGCAACGGGGTGCACCTGGGCACCCGGGACTGCTCGGTCCAGCGCCGCCACCAGAAGCTGGTCGAGGAGGCGCCGGCGCCGGCGCTGCCACCGGAGACGGAGGCGGCGATCACCGCGGCGGCGCTGCGCGGCGCCCTGTCGGTCGGCTTCACCGGGGCGGGCACGGTGGAGTTCCTGGTCGACGACGCCGGCCGGTTCCACTTCCTGGAGATCAACTGCCGGATCCAGGTGGAGCACCCGGTCACCGAGATGATCACCGGGATCGACCTGGTGCACGAGCAGCTGCACATCGCCGCCGGTACGCCGCTGCGGCTGAGCCAGTCCGACGTCCGCCCGCACGGGGTGGCCGTGGAGTGCCGGGTCAACGTGGAGGACCCGGACCGTGACTTCGTGCCCACCCCGGGCCGGCTCGACCGGTTCCAACCCCCCGGTGGCCCGTTCACCCGGGTCGACACCCACGGCCACGCCGGTTACCTGGTCTCCCCGCACTACGACTCGCTACTGGCCAAGGTGGTCGCCTGGGCGCCGGACCGGGAGCTGGCGCTGCGCCGCCTCGACCGGGCGCTCGCGGAGTTCGACGTGCACGGCCCGGGGGTGCGGACCACCATCCCGTTCGCGCGGCGGGTGCTCGCCGACGCCGCCTTCCGCGCCGGGCACTACACCACCGCGCTGGTCGACCGGCTGCTCGCCGGGGACCCCGCCGTACCGGCCCCCGCCCGGCCCGCGCAACCGGTCGTCGCGGCCGGCGCGCGTACCCACCGAAGCTGA
- the accB gene encoding acetyl-CoA carboxylase biotin carboxyl carrier protein — translation MNAGPTSDDGVLTELRRHARQLVDELAGPVRRVRLRSGDTVLEVEWHGPAQPVPTPREAPVGQPVAAAEQPAAALLVRAPMVGTFYRSPEPGAAPFVAVGDQVRPGQVVGIVEAMKLLNEVTADRAGRVVELLVEDGKPVEYDQPLVALDPA, via the coding sequence GTGAACGCCGGGCCGACGTCCGACGACGGCGTGCTCACCGAGCTGCGCCGGCACGCCCGGCAGTTGGTCGACGAGCTCGCCGGCCCGGTCCGGCGGGTACGGCTGCGCAGCGGCGACACCGTGCTGGAGGTGGAGTGGCACGGTCCCGCCCAGCCGGTGCCGACGCCCCGGGAGGCGCCGGTCGGCCAGCCGGTCGCCGCCGCCGAGCAGCCGGCCGCCGCCCTGCTGGTCCGCGCGCCGATGGTCGGCACCTTCTACCGGTCCCCGGAGCCGGGCGCGGCGCCGTTCGTGGCCGTCGGTGACCAGGTCCGGCCCGGGCAGGTGGTGGGGATCGTCGAGGCGATGAAACTGCTCAACGAGGTGACCGCCGACCGGGCCGGTCGGGTGGTCGAGCTGCTGGTCGAGGACGGCAAGCCGGTCGAGTACGACCAGCCGCTGGTCGCCCTGGACCCGGCCTGA
- a CDS encoding acetyl-CoA carboxylase carboxyltransferase subunit alpha yields MTTTAPRDEQLWSRCAGCSSLLYRKRLRRNLDVCPECGTHVRLGAPQRLAQLVDPDSFRALPDRAVEVDPIGFVDVLPYPNRLAAARTGTGLDEAVLCGTATIAGQPAVLAVMDFRFLGGSLGCAVGELITRAAERALADRVPLVLVTASGGARMQEGALSLMQMATVSQAIGVLREAGLLTVSVLTDPTYGGVAASFATNTDLVLAETGARMGFAGPRVIRQVTGRPLPEGFQTAEFLLRHGQVDMVVPRRALRGRLAALLAAAAGVTGPATVGSAAGQVASGGTSTAAVPAPRVAGSAPALAAGVRPDVPEGSPVDRRGGDPVDAWDTVRAARHPGRPTALDYLDSAFDGFVELHGDRLGADCPAVVGGLARLDGRPVMVIGHQKGHTTAELVARNFGMASPAGHRKALRLMRLAARLGLPVVTLVDTPGADPGVDAEEQGQAAAIAESILTMTALPTPVVAVVTGEGGSGGALALAVADRVLMLRRAVYSVISPEGCAAILWPDSPAAPRAARALRLTAADLSRLGVVDQIVSEPDGGAHADPQAAAEELRRAVSANLAPLLDVPRAALVRRRRERFRRFGAAGSLVVKR; encoded by the coding sequence GTGACCACCACCGCTCCTCGGGACGAGCAGCTCTGGTCCCGCTGTGCCGGTTGCTCCTCCCTGCTGTACCGCAAGCGGTTGCGGCGCAACCTGGACGTCTGCCCGGAGTGCGGCACGCACGTGCGGTTGGGCGCACCGCAGCGGCTGGCGCAGCTGGTCGACCCGGACTCGTTCCGGGCGCTGCCGGACCGTGCCGTCGAGGTCGACCCGATCGGCTTCGTCGACGTCCTGCCGTACCCGAACCGGCTCGCCGCGGCCCGCACCGGCACCGGCCTGGACGAGGCGGTGCTCTGCGGCACGGCGACCATCGCCGGGCAGCCGGCCGTGCTGGCCGTGATGGACTTCCGGTTCCTCGGCGGCAGCCTGGGCTGCGCGGTCGGTGAGCTGATCACCCGGGCGGCGGAGCGGGCGCTGGCCGACCGGGTGCCGCTGGTGCTGGTCACCGCGTCCGGCGGGGCGCGGATGCAGGAGGGCGCCCTGTCGCTGATGCAGATGGCCACGGTCAGCCAGGCGATCGGGGTGCTGCGGGAGGCCGGGCTGCTGACGGTCAGCGTGCTGACCGACCCGACGTACGGCGGGGTGGCCGCCTCCTTCGCCACCAATACCGACCTGGTGCTCGCCGAGACCGGCGCCCGGATGGGCTTCGCCGGTCCCCGGGTGATCCGCCAGGTCACCGGCCGGCCGCTGCCGGAGGGGTTCCAGACCGCCGAGTTCCTGCTGCGGCACGGCCAGGTCGACATGGTGGTGCCGCGCCGGGCGCTGCGCGGCCGGCTCGCGGCGCTGCTCGCCGCGGCCGCCGGCGTCACCGGGCCCGCCACGGTGGGGAGCGCCGCCGGGCAGGTGGCGAGCGGCGGTACGTCCACCGCGGCCGTTCCCGCTCCGCGGGTCGCCGGATCCGCGCCCGCCTTGGCGGCGGGCGTCAGGCCGGACGTACCCGAGGGGTCCCCGGTGGACCGGCGCGGGGGCGACCCGGTCGACGCCTGGGACACCGTGCGGGCCGCCCGGCACCCGGGCCGGCCCACCGCCCTGGACTACCTGGACAGCGCCTTCGACGGCTTCGTCGAGCTGCACGGCGACCGGCTCGGCGCGGACTGCCCGGCGGTGGTCGGCGGTCTGGCCCGGCTGGACGGGCGGCCGGTGATGGTGATCGGCCACCAGAAGGGGCACACCACCGCCGAGCTGGTGGCCCGCAACTTCGGGATGGCCAGCCCGGCGGGACACCGCAAGGCGCTGCGGCTGATGCGGCTGGCCGCCCGGCTGGGCCTGCCGGTGGTGACCCTGGTGGACACCCCCGGCGCGGACCCGGGCGTCGACGCGGAGGAACAGGGGCAGGCCGCGGCGATCGCCGAGAGCATCCTGACGATGACCGCGCTGCCCACGCCCGTCGTGGCCGTGGTCACCGGCGAGGGCGGCAGCGGCGGGGCGTTGGCCCTGGCCGTGGCCGATCGGGTGCTGATGCTGCGCCGGGCCGTCTACTCGGTGATCAGTCCGGAGGGCTGCGCGGCGATCCTCTGGCCGGACAGCCCGGCCGCCCCGCGCGCCGCCCGCGCGCTGCGGCTGACCGCCGCGGACCTGTCCCGCCTCGGCGTGGTGGACCAGATCGTGTCCGAGCCGGACGGCGGCGCCCACGCCGACCCGCAGGCCGCGGCCGAGGAGCTGCGCCGGGCGGTGTCGGCGAACCTGGCCCCCCTGCTGGACGTGCCCCGGGCCGCGCTGGTGCGCCGCCGACGGGAACGGTTCCGCCGCTTCGGCGCCGCCGGCTCGCTGGTGGTGAAGCGGTGA
- a CDS encoding AfsR/SARP family transcriptional regulator: protein MASDPSAPADPTAETVHLRLLGGFRLLRGGTPVIVPRGLQRVIALIGLRPGATRSNLAGLLWPDTSEERALSSLRTALWRLRQDPCCPIRTDGDTVRLDPVVRLDVDDLVRTASRVREGENPRTLADAIDAGRHDLLPGWYDDWVLLERERLRQLRLHMLEQIAGNHLAAGRHGEALQAALEAMAAEPLRETPHRLVVRIHLAEGNAFEAVHAYYVYRDLLLRELRLEPSPAMSALLDDTLGPIRRATRDTGRPGATTTADAASPARRGT from the coding sequence GTGGCCTCTGATCCGTCCGCACCCGCCGACCCGACCGCGGAAACCGTGCACCTGCGCCTGCTCGGCGGCTTCCGGCTGCTGCGCGGTGGCACCCCCGTGATCGTGCCGAGGGGACTGCAACGGGTCATCGCGCTGATCGGCCTGCGACCCGGCGCCACCCGCAGCAACCTGGCCGGCCTGCTCTGGCCGGACACGTCGGAGGAACGCGCCCTGTCCTCCCTGCGGACCGCCCTGTGGCGGTTGCGCCAGGACCCGTGCTGCCCGATTCGCACCGACGGCGACACCGTACGCCTGGACCCGGTGGTCCGACTCGACGTCGACGACCTGGTCCGCACCGCCAGCCGGGTCCGCGAGGGCGAGAACCCGCGCACCCTCGCCGACGCCATCGACGCCGGCCGCCACGACCTGCTCCCCGGCTGGTACGACGACTGGGTCCTGCTGGAACGGGAACGACTGCGCCAACTGCGCCTGCACATGCTGGAGCAGATCGCCGGCAACCACCTCGCCGCCGGCCGGCACGGCGAGGCGCTGCAGGCCGCCCTGGAGGCGATGGCCGCCGAGCCGCTGCGCGAGACCCCGCACCGGTTGGTGGTCCGGATCCACCTCGCCGAGGGCAACGCCTTCGAGGCCGTGCACGCCTACTACGTCTACCGGGACCTGCTCCTGCGGGAGCTGCGGCTGGAGCCCTCCCCCGCGATGTCCGCGCTGCTCGACGACACCCTCGGTCCGATCCGGCGGGCCACCCGGGACACCGGCCGCCCGGGCGCCACCACGACGGCCGACGCCGCGTCACCGGCCCGCCGGGGCACGTGA
- a CDS encoding TcmI family type II polyketide cyclase, which translates to MSRLLIVSRISPGSEGRVAQIFAESDATELPALTGVRHRSLYCLHDLLVHLVETAQVDADALAAARSHPLYLQVNERLSAHTTSYLPTWRSPRDAVAGCFYRWDATGPDATGIRRFAVGG; encoded by the coding sequence ATGAGTCGTCTGCTGATCGTCAGCCGGATCAGTCCCGGGTCCGAGGGTCGGGTCGCGCAGATCTTCGCGGAGTCCGACGCGACCGAGCTGCCCGCCCTCACCGGCGTCCGGCACCGGTCGCTGTACTGCCTGCACGACCTGCTCGTCCACCTGGTGGAGACCGCACAGGTCGACGCCGACGCGCTCGCCGCCGCCCGCAGCCACCCCCTCTACCTCCAGGTCAACGAACGGCTCTCCGCCCACACCACGTCCTACCTGCCCACCTGGCGCTCCCCCCGGGACGCCGTCGCCGGCTGCTTCTACCGCTGGGACGCCACCGGGCCCGACGCCACCGGCATCCGCCGCTTCGCCGTCGGCGGCTGA
- a CDS encoding aminoglycoside phosphotransferase family protein, which yields MSGQDEKAPTIDVALVRRLVATQFPGWTGLEVRPVEAGGWDNRTFHLGDAMTVRLPSAPGYVPQVAKEQRWLPRLAPGLPLPVPVPVAVGVPGAGYPFPWSVYGWIEGRTATPDRIADPVEFAVDLAGFLCALHRPEPVGGPPAGAHSAFRGAPLSSCDADTRRAVRGLADRDLAADATAIWAEALDSVWTGPPVWFHGDVAAGNLLVRDGRLAAVIDFGCCGVGDPACDLTVAWTLLPAPAREAFRAALSYDGDTWARARGWALWKALITRDDPGQAATACSTLDAIRAERR from the coding sequence ATGAGTGGACAGGACGAGAAGGCGCCGACGATCGACGTCGCCCTGGTGCGTCGGCTGGTCGCCACGCAGTTTCCCGGGTGGACCGGCCTCGAGGTGCGGCCGGTGGAGGCGGGCGGCTGGGACAACCGGACCTTCCACCTCGGCGACGCGATGACCGTACGGCTGCCCAGCGCGCCCGGGTACGTGCCGCAGGTGGCCAAGGAACAGCGTTGGCTGCCCCGACTGGCGCCCGGGCTGCCGCTGCCGGTGCCGGTGCCGGTGGCCGTGGGCGTGCCGGGCGCGGGTTACCCGTTCCCCTGGTCGGTGTACGGCTGGATCGAGGGGCGGACGGCGACCCCGGACCGGATCGCCGACCCGGTGGAGTTCGCGGTCGACCTCGCCGGCTTCCTCTGCGCGCTGCACCGGCCAGAGCCGGTGGGCGGCCCGCCCGCCGGGGCGCACAGCGCCTTCCGCGGCGCGCCCCTGTCCAGCTGCGACGCCGACACCCGGCGGGCGGTGCGGGGGCTCGCCGACCGCGACCTCGCCGCCGACGCCACCGCGATCTGGGCCGAGGCGCTCGACTCGGTGTGGACCGGTCCACCGGTCTGGTTCCACGGCGACGTGGCCGCGGGCAACCTGCTGGTCCGCGACGGCCGGCTGGCCGCGGTCATCGACTTCGGCTGCTGCGGGGTGGGCGACCCGGCCTGCGACCTGACGGTGGCCTGGACCCTGCTGCCGGCCCCGGCCCGGGAGGCGTTCCGGGCGGCGCTGTCGTACGACGGGGACACGTGGGCGCGGGCGCGGGGCTGGGCGCTGTGGAAGGCGCTGATCACCCGGGACGACCCGGGACAGGCCGCCACGGCCTGCTCGACGCTCGACGCGATCCGCGCCGAACGCCGGTGA
- a CDS encoding low temperature requirement protein A, producing MPNAAPGPPPDRAHPPVRDPESPRRVTLLELFFDLVYVVALALVSRGLVHHIGWEGALQSLIVLMAVWWTWAITTLVTDMYDPERPEIKLLITAVMFGVLLMTTAIPEAFDRRGLVFAGTYVAIHLGRGLFLIPAVRHHRQTQKRAARIFIWFAVSTVPWLVGAFAHDDAREALWAVALGIDYLGFRLAYPVPGLGAVPDAQRNVTAEHLSERYQQFFIIALGDAILTIGTMFSVNHSEVENIGAFTVAFGTTLLLWRIYVHKSGQLLPEAIARSRQPNRFLLTAPYTHLLMVAGVVTTAAGFDLVLHEPTGRTPPAWAAVILGGPALFLTGRACFEYEVFSRVSLSRPGGLLALLTIAPGVLFVAPVWAALGAMLVLAGVAVADHRRSRGRPPEDPAPPH from the coding sequence GTGCCCAACGCCGCGCCCGGGCCGCCACCGGACCGGGCCCACCCACCGGTACGCGACCCCGAGTCGCCCCGTCGGGTGACGCTGCTCGAACTCTTCTTCGACCTGGTGTACGTCGTCGCGCTGGCGCTGGTCTCCCGTGGACTCGTCCACCACATCGGCTGGGAAGGCGCGCTGCAGTCCCTGATCGTGCTGATGGCCGTCTGGTGGACCTGGGCGATCACCACCCTGGTCACCGACATGTACGACCCGGAACGCCCGGAGATCAAGCTGCTGATCACCGCGGTGATGTTCGGGGTGCTGCTGATGACCACCGCCATCCCGGAGGCCTTCGACCGGCGCGGGCTGGTCTTCGCCGGCACGTACGTGGCGATCCACCTGGGCCGTGGCCTGTTCCTCATCCCGGCGGTCCGGCACCACCGGCAGACCCAGAAACGGGCCGCGCGCATCTTCATCTGGTTCGCCGTCTCGACCGTACCCTGGCTGGTCGGCGCCTTCGCCCACGACGACGCGCGGGAGGCGCTCTGGGCGGTGGCGCTCGGCATCGACTACCTGGGCTTCCGGCTGGCCTACCCGGTGCCCGGGCTGGGCGCGGTGCCGGACGCGCAGCGCAACGTGACCGCCGAGCACCTCTCGGAGCGGTACCAGCAGTTCTTCATCATCGCCCTGGGCGACGCGATCCTGACCATCGGCACGATGTTCAGCGTCAACCACTCCGAGGTGGAGAACATCGGCGCGTTCACGGTGGCCTTCGGCACCACGTTGCTGCTCTGGCGGATCTACGTGCACAAGTCGGGCCAGCTGCTGCCGGAGGCCATCGCCCGGTCCCGGCAGCCGAACCGGTTCCTGCTCACCGCGCCGTACACCCATCTGTTGATGGTGGCCGGCGTGGTCACCACGGCGGCCGGGTTCGACCTGGTGCTGCACGAACCGACGGGGCGTACGCCGCCGGCCTGGGCGGCGGTCATCCTGGGTGGACCGGCGCTGTTCCTGACCGGGCGGGCCTGCTTCGAGTACGAGGTGTTCAGCCGGGTGTCGCTGTCGCGTCCCGGTGGCCTGCTGGCCCTGCTCACCATCGCCCCGGGGGTGCTCTTCGTCGCGCCGGTGTGGGCCGCCCTCGGCGCCATGCTGGTGCTGGCCGGGGTGGCCGTGGCTGACCATCGTCGCAGCCGGGGCCGGCCGCCCGAGGATCCCGCGCCGCCGCACTGA
- a CDS encoding TIGR03557 family F420-dependent LLM class oxidoreductase yields the protein MQIGYKLASEGFGPQEIIRQAVRAEQAGFDFVEMSDHYHPWLDEQGHSSFTWSVLGAIAAKTSTLGLATGVTCPTVRYHPAIIAQAAATMALISDGRFTLGVGAGERLNEHVVGLGFPSVRGRHERLREALEIIRLLWQGGYRSYEGKHLQLEDARVFDLPDTLPVIAVAASGKASATMAAELGDGLFVTEPESSIIEHFTAAGGKGPRYAEVPLAWATDEEQAVQAALKTNRWALTGWKVMSELPNPVNFDAASATVEEHHIRQQFAVGPDVQAHVGKAQAFVEAGYDHIVLMNAGPDPDGFLDFCRDDLIARVRALG from the coding sequence ATGCAGATCGGCTACAAGCTGGCCTCGGAGGGCTTCGGACCGCAGGAGATCATCCGGCAGGCGGTCCGCGCCGAGCAGGCCGGATTCGACTTCGTGGAGATGAGCGACCACTACCACCCCTGGCTGGACGAGCAGGGCCACTCCTCGTTCACCTGGAGCGTGCTGGGCGCGATCGCCGCGAAGACCAGCACCCTCGGCCTGGCCACCGGCGTCACCTGTCCCACCGTCCGGTACCACCCGGCGATCATCGCCCAGGCCGCCGCCACCATGGCGCTGATCTCCGACGGCCGGTTCACCCTCGGCGTGGGGGCCGGGGAACGGCTCAACGAGCACGTGGTCGGGCTGGGCTTCCCCAGCGTCCGCGGCCGGCACGAGCGGCTGCGCGAGGCGCTGGAGATCATCCGACTGCTCTGGCAGGGCGGCTACCGGTCGTACGAGGGCAAGCACCTCCAGCTCGAGGACGCCCGGGTGTTCGACCTGCCCGACACCCTCCCGGTGATCGCCGTGGCGGCCAGCGGCAAGGCGTCGGCGACCATGGCCGCCGAACTGGGCGACGGGCTCTTCGTCACCGAACCGGAGTCCTCCATCATCGAGCACTTCACCGCGGCCGGCGGCAAGGGCCCCCGGTACGCCGAGGTGCCGCTCGCCTGGGCCACCGACGAGGAGCAGGCCGTGCAGGCGGCGTTGAAGACCAACCGCTGGGCGCTCACCGGGTGGAAGGTGATGAGCGAGCTGCCCAACCCGGTGAACTTCGACGCCGCGTCCGCCACCGTCGAGGAGCACCACATCCGCCAGCAGTTCGCCGTCGGGCCGGACGTCCAGGCGCACGTCGGGAAGGCCCAGGCTTTCGTCGAGGCCGGCTACGACCACATCGTGCTGATGAACGCCGGTCCCGATCCGGACGGCTTCCTCGACTTCTGCCGCGACGACCTGATCGCGCGGGTCCGCGCGCTCGGCTGA